The following proteins come from a genomic window of Eubalaena glacialis isolate mEubGla1 chromosome X, mEubGla1.1.hap2.+ XY, whole genome shotgun sequence:
- the LOC133082540 gene encoding paraneoplastic antigen Ma6E-like has translation MAMALAILRDWCRWMGVNAQRSLLILGIPDDCEDQEFQEAVQAALCSLGRYRVLGKVYRKELGSRVALVEFAEYLNHSLIPRQIPGKGGPWTVVCLPQAPDAESQDRPNFPAQPQRQAVVGRAGEAGTAGHSGTAGEEEAAGEAGAAAMEGDAGEEEALGEAGDGGEAGAAGEAGAGGEAGDGGEEGAAGEAGAAGEAGDGGEAGDAGEAGGTDEGVAGEAGAAGEAGAGGEAGAGGEAGAGGEAGNGGEAGAAGEARAVGEAGDGGEAGAAGEAGGAGEEGDAGEEGASGEAGAAGGEGAEGQAGAEGEARVSDEEGVAGDRNVAGVAGLLSMAGPTGEAMTAAEKAAVEAAAAMDEAGPWTQQWRQALQPVLENMGYKELGTFSGVEEPGHGEESFESWLEQANDMLHLWRHVSERERRRRLVESLRGPALDLLCGLLAEDPELAAQDCLAALVQVFGNKDPRVSARLKFVTCAQRPQETLFAYVMRLEGLLQSALEKGAIHPAVADQVRARQVLMRARLNDPLQKELRRMRLMRRPPGFVGMLRLIQKTEAWEADPASSEQFPGEEEARVDVGVLAAAAQAAPAHEAVSEGTTADGTKASPAGEDTAAQAALSKEGSAEDHPAREEASEAVAGTAKAGEAAPEDHGAAGAAPGPGETSKASAATQEDGRAPAPAGLAQAGPSDAPGAPMPGRMGSASPVAPGGPGWEPEGLAQAGGQEAEEPPEEGLKPIPGAPGNEDGAAEMSPPGSSSGQ, from the exons ATGGCGATGGCTCTGGCGATACTGCGGGACTGGTGCAGGTGGATGGGCGTGAACGCTCAGCGATCTCTGCTCATCCTGGGCATCCCAGATGACTGCGAAGACCAGGAATTCCAGGAGGCTGTGCAGGCTGCCCTGTGTTCCCTGGGCAGGTACCGAGTGCTGGGCAAGGTCTACAGAAAGGAGCTGGGGTCGAGGGTTGCCCTGGTCGAGTTTGCTGAGTATTTAAATCACAGCTTGATCCCCCGCCAAATACCAGGCAAGGGGGGGCCCTGGACTGTGGTCTGCCTGCCCCAGGCCCCTGATGCTGAGTCACAGGATAGACCCAATTTCCCTGCACAGCCCCAGAGACAAGCAGTGGTTGGCAGGGCAGGTGAGGCAGGAACTGCAGGTCACTCAGGAACTGCAGGTGAGGAGGAAGCCGCAGGGGAGGCGGGAGCCGCAGCTATGGAGGGAGACGCAGGTGAGGAGGAAGCCTTAGGTGAG gcaggggatggaggtgaggcaggagctgcaggtgaggcaggagctggaggtgaggcaggggatggaggtgaggaaggagctgcaggtgaggcaggagctgcaggtgaggcaggggatggaggtgaggcaggagatgcaggtgaggcaggaggtACAGATGAGGGAGttgcaggtgaggcaggagctgcaggtgaggcaggagctggaggtgaggcaggagctggaggtgaggcaggagctggaggtgaggcagggaatggaggtgaggcaggagctgcaggtgaggcAAGAGCTGTAGGTGAGGCAGGGGATggaggtgaggcaggagctgcaggtgaggcaggaggtgcaggtgaggagggagatgcaggtgaggagggagcctcaggtgaggcaggagctgcaggtggGGAAGGAGCTGAGGGTCAAGCAGGAGCTGAAGGTGAAGCACGAGTGTCAGATGAGGAGGGAGTTGCAGGTGACAGAAATGTTGCAGGCGTGGCAGGCCTTCTGAGTATGGCAGGACCCACGGGCGAGGCAATGACTGCAGCTGAGAAAGCAGCTGTGGAAGCGGCAGCCGCCATGGATGAGGCAGGGCCCTGGACCCAGCAGTGGAGGCAGGCCTTGCAGCCCGTGCTAGAGAACATGGGCTACAAGGAGCTGGGAACCTTCTCTGGGGTGGAAGAGCCAGGCCACGGGGAAGAGTCCTTTGAGAGCTGGCTGGAGCAGGCCAACGACATGCTGCACCTGTGGCGCCACGTGtctgagagggagaggaggaggaggctggtggAGAGCTTGCGCGGCCCCGCGCTGGACCTCCTGTGCGGCCTCCTGGCGGAAGATCCCGAGCTGGCTGCCCAGGACTGCCTGGCCGCGCTGGTGCAGGTGTTTGGGAACAAGGACCCCCGGGTGAGCGCTCGGCTGAAGTTCGTGACCTGTGCCCAGCGGCCCCAGGAGACTCTCTTTGCGTACGTGATGCGCCTGGAAGGCCTGCTGCAGTCGGCCCTGGAGAAGGGGGCCATCCACCCGGCCGTGGCGGACCAGGTGCGCGCCCGGCAGGTGCTGATGCGGGCCCGGCTGAACGACCCGCTCCAGAAGGAGCTGAGGAGGATGCGGCTGATGCGGAGGCCTCCCGGCTTCGTGGGGATGCTGCGGCTCATCCAGAAGACCGAGGCCTGGGAGGCCGACCCGGCTAGCAGTGAGCAGTTCCCAGGGGAAGAAGAGGCCCGTGTGGACGTTGGAGTCCTGGCAGCAGCCGCCCAGGCCGCCCCGGCCCATGAGGCCGTCAGCGAGGGCACCACTGCAGATGGCACCAAGGCCTCCCCGGCCGGTGAAGATACCGCCGCCCAGGCCGCCCTTTCCAAGGAAGGTAGCGCCGAGGACCACCCAGCGCGTGAAGAGGCCAGTGAGGCAGTTGCCGGCACTGCCAAGGCTGGCGAGGCGGCCCCTGAAGATCATGGTGCCGCCGGGGCAGCCCCTGGCCCTGGGGAGACCAGCAAGGCCTCCGCGGCCACTCAGGAAGATGGACGTGCTCCCGCCCCTGCGGGCCTAGCTCAGGCAGGACCCTCAGATGCCCCCGGGGCCCCCATGCCTGGCCGGATGGGCAGTGCTTCCCCGGTGGCCCCAGGAGGTCCGGGCTGGGAGCCAGAGGGCCTCGCCCAGGCAGGAGGCCAGGAGGCCGAGGAGCCCCCCGAGGAGGGGCTCAAGCCCATCCCAGGAGCGCCGGGAAATGAGGACGGGGCTGCAGAGATGAGCCCCCCGGGGTCCTCCTCGGGCCAGTAG
- the ZFP92 gene encoding zinc finger protein 92 homolog isoform X1, translated as MAAMLLMARRKVPVSFEDVSVYFTKTEWKLLDLRQRTLYKRVMLENYHHLVSLGFSSSKPHLVSRLERGEGPWVADVHRMGTTTGMQAGDRMKSKPIISKQKNCPEELTGADLQGGNKGQVAGRSEETLEHRRKHAYCPQTGFSRGDPPREKGQGSSPGEEREIQRSSCRGRQDLVLRQQGSKGAEKQFLCQQCGKSFSRSSNLIKHRIIHSGEKPYECGECGKLFRRSFALLEHQRIHSGEKPYACGECGKTFTRSSNLIKHQIIHSGEKPYECGECGKLFRRSFALLEHQRIHSGERPYTCSVCSKAFSRSSNLIEHQRTHSGEKPYTCSQCPKAFKGISQLIHHQRIHSGEKPFECKECGKAFRGRSGLSQHRRVHSGEKPYECSECGKTFSRRSNLFKHQVVHSEERPYKCQDCRRAFRSGSILLEHRRTHSSLRPGACGHCGEASKGKPQLGRKPKTHRGRKLSEGSNSEKVPACLALWRATAEPRPEDEKLRPDSSHATAPSAF; from the exons ATGGCAGCCATGCTCCTGATGGCGAGACGCAAG GTGCCAGTATCTTTTGAGGACGTGTCTGTGTACTTCACCAAGACAGAATGGAAGCTTCTGGATCTCAGACAAAGGACGCTCTACAAGCGAGTGATGCTGGAGAACTACCACCACTTGGTGTCACTGG GGTTTTCATCCTCCAAGCCTCACCTGGTCTCCCGGCTAGAGCGAGGAGAGGGGCCCTGGGTAGCAGACGTCCACAGGATGGGGACCACCACAGGGATGCAGGCAG GTGACAGGATGAAGAGCAAACCGATAATTTCAAAGCAGAAAAATTGTCCAGAAGAACTCACAGGGGCTGACCTTCAGGGTGGCAACAAGGGCCAGGTAGCCGGGCGGTCAGAGGAAACACTTGAGCACAGACGGAAACATGCTTATTGTCCACAGACAGGTTTCAGCAGGGGTGACCCTCCCAGGGAGAAAGGCCAAGGCAGCTCCCCAGGTGAGGAAAGAGAGATACAGAGAAGTAGCTGCAGAGGTAGGCAGGATTTGGTTCTAAGGCAGCAGGGTTCCAAAGGCGCAGAGAAACAGTTCCTGTGTCAGCAGTGTGGGAAATCCTTCAGCCGGAGCTCCAACCTCATCAAGCACCGGATCATCCACAGTGGCGAGAAGCCCTATGAGTGTGGCGAGTGCGGGAAACTCTTCCGGCGCAGCTTCGCGCTCCTGGAGCACCAGCGCATCCACAGCGGTGAGAAGCCCTATGCGTGTGGCGAGTGCGGGAAGACTTTCACACGCAGCTCCAACCTCATCAAGCACCAGATCATCCACAGTGGTGAGAAGCCCTACGAGTGCGGCGAGTGCGGGAAACTCTTCCGGCGCAGCTTCGCACTCCTTGAGCACCAGCGCATCCACAGCGGCGAGCGGCCCTACACGTGCAGCGTGTGCAGCAAGGCCTTCAGCAGGAGCTCCAACCTCATCGAGCACCAGCGCACACACAGCGGCGAGAAGCCCTACACGTGCAGCCAGTGCCCGAAAGCCTTCAAGGGCATCTCCCAGCTCATTCACCACCAGCGCATCCACAGTGGGGAGAAGCCATTCGAGTGCAAGGAGTGTGGGAAGGCCTTCCGGGGGCGCTCGGGCCTCAGCCAGCACCGGCGGGTGCATAGCGGTGAGAAGCCCTATGAGTGCAGTGAGTGCGGGAAGACCTTCAGCCGGCGATCCAACCTCTTCAAGCACCAGGTGGTGCACAGTGAGGAGAGACCCTACAAGTGTCAAGACTGCAGGAGGGCGTTCCGCAGCGGCTCCATCCTCCTGGAGCACCGGCGCACCCACAGCAGCCTGCGGCCTGGCGCCTGCGGCCACTGCGGCGAGGCTTCCAAAGGGAAACCGCAGCTCGGCCGGAAGCCGAAAACTCACCGCGGAAGGAAGCTCTCGGAGGGGAGCAACTCAGAAAAGGTGCCGGCCTGCCTGGCCCTCTGGAGAGCCACTGCGGAGCCCCGCCCCGAGGACGAGAAACTCCGTCCAGACTCCTCCCACGCCACCGCCCCCAGCGCCTTCTGA
- the ZFP92 gene encoding zinc finger protein 92 homolog isoform X2, protein MGTTTGMQAGDRMKSKPIISKQKNCPEELTGADLQGGNKGQVAGRSEETLEHRRKHAYCPQTGFSRGDPPREKGQGSSPGEEREIQRSSCRGRQDLVLRQQGSKGAEKQFLCQQCGKSFSRSSNLIKHRIIHSGEKPYECGECGKLFRRSFALLEHQRIHSGEKPYACGECGKTFTRSSNLIKHQIIHSGEKPYECGECGKLFRRSFALLEHQRIHSGERPYTCSVCSKAFSRSSNLIEHQRTHSGEKPYTCSQCPKAFKGISQLIHHQRIHSGEKPFECKECGKAFRGRSGLSQHRRVHSGEKPYECSECGKTFSRRSNLFKHQVVHSEERPYKCQDCRRAFRSGSILLEHRRTHSSLRPGACGHCGEASKGKPQLGRKPKTHRGRKLSEGSNSEKVPACLALWRATAEPRPEDEKLRPDSSHATAPSAF, encoded by the exons ATGGGGACCACCACAGGGATGCAGGCAG GTGACAGGATGAAGAGCAAACCGATAATTTCAAAGCAGAAAAATTGTCCAGAAGAACTCACAGGGGCTGACCTTCAGGGTGGCAACAAGGGCCAGGTAGCCGGGCGGTCAGAGGAAACACTTGAGCACAGACGGAAACATGCTTATTGTCCACAGACAGGTTTCAGCAGGGGTGACCCTCCCAGGGAGAAAGGCCAAGGCAGCTCCCCAGGTGAGGAAAGAGAGATACAGAGAAGTAGCTGCAGAGGTAGGCAGGATTTGGTTCTAAGGCAGCAGGGTTCCAAAGGCGCAGAGAAACAGTTCCTGTGTCAGCAGTGTGGGAAATCCTTCAGCCGGAGCTCCAACCTCATCAAGCACCGGATCATCCACAGTGGCGAGAAGCCCTATGAGTGTGGCGAGTGCGGGAAACTCTTCCGGCGCAGCTTCGCGCTCCTGGAGCACCAGCGCATCCACAGCGGTGAGAAGCCCTATGCGTGTGGCGAGTGCGGGAAGACTTTCACACGCAGCTCCAACCTCATCAAGCACCAGATCATCCACAGTGGTGAGAAGCCCTACGAGTGCGGCGAGTGCGGGAAACTCTTCCGGCGCAGCTTCGCACTCCTTGAGCACCAGCGCATCCACAGCGGCGAGCGGCCCTACACGTGCAGCGTGTGCAGCAAGGCCTTCAGCAGGAGCTCCAACCTCATCGAGCACCAGCGCACACACAGCGGCGAGAAGCCCTACACGTGCAGCCAGTGCCCGAAAGCCTTCAAGGGCATCTCCCAGCTCATTCACCACCAGCGCATCCACAGTGGGGAGAAGCCATTCGAGTGCAAGGAGTGTGGGAAGGCCTTCCGGGGGCGCTCGGGCCTCAGCCAGCACCGGCGGGTGCATAGCGGTGAGAAGCCCTATGAGTGCAGTGAGTGCGGGAAGACCTTCAGCCGGCGATCCAACCTCTTCAAGCACCAGGTGGTGCACAGTGAGGAGAGACCCTACAAGTGTCAAGACTGCAGGAGGGCGTTCCGCAGCGGCTCCATCCTCCTGGAGCACCGGCGCACCCACAGCAGCCTGCGGCCTGGCGCCTGCGGCCACTGCGGCGAGGCTTCCAAAGGGAAACCGCAGCTCGGCCGGAAGCCGAAAACTCACCGCGGAAGGAAGCTCTCGGAGGGGAGCAACTCAGAAAAGGTGCCGGCCTGCCTGGCCCTCTGGAGAGCCACTGCGGAGCCCCGCCCCGAGGACGAGAAACTCCGTCCAGACTCCTCCCACGCCACCGCCCCCAGCGCCTTCTGA
- the TREX2 gene encoding LOW QUALITY PROTEIN: three prime repair exonuclease 2 (The sequence of the model RefSeq protein was modified relative to this genomic sequence to represent the inferred CDS: inserted 3 bases in 2 codons) yields MSKGPRAETFVFLDLEATGLPSVDPKIAEISLFPVHRSSLENPERDESDAPVLPQVPDKLTLCTSPECPFTAKASEITGLSSEDLARCQKAGFDGAVVRTPQAFLSCQEGPLCLMAHNGFDYDFPLPCTEXCLDTLPAPRGLDRAHSHGTRAQGGKGYSLGSLFCCYFQAEPXGHVHTRLMVFLHRAAELLAWADEHALSWARVEPMYVPPDGPSLKA; encoded by the exons ATGTCCAAGGGACCCCGGGCTGAGACCTTCGTCTTCTTGGACCTGGAAGCCACCGGGCTCCCCAGTGTGGACCCCAAGATCGCCGAGATCTCCCTGTTTCCCGTCCACCGCTCCTCACTGGAGAACCCCGAGCGCGATGAGTCTGACGCCCCGGTGCTGCCCCAGGTCCCGGACAAGCTCACGCTCTGCACGAGCCCGGAGTGCCCCTTCACTGCCAAGGCCAGCGAGATCACCGGCCTGAGCAGCGAGGACCTGGCCAGGTGCCAGAAGGCCGGCTTTGATGGCGCTGTGGTGCGGACGCCGCAGGCCTTCCTGAGCTGCCAGGAGGGCCCCTTGTGCCTCATGGCCCACAACGGCTTCGATTATGACTTCCCCCTGCCGTGCACGGA CTGCCTGGATACGCTGCCGGCGCCGCGGGGCCTGGACCGTGCCCACAGCCATGGCACCCGGGCCCAGGGTGGCAAGGGTTACAGCCTGGGCAGCCTCTTCTGCTGCTACTTCCAGGCGGAGC AGGGCCACGTGCACACCCGGCTCATGGTCTTCCTGCACCGCGCCGCCGAGCTGCTCGCCTGGGCTGACGAGCATGCCCTTAGCTGGGCCCGTGTCGAGCCCATGTACGTGCCACCCGACGGCCCGAGTCTCAAGGCCTGA